The Candidatus Zixiibacteriota bacterium genome segment GGTCCCCCTCGGTTGCGCGCAGGACGGTGCGGAGGTGGTCGGCCCGCTGCGCGGCCAGTCGGAAGGTCTCGCCGCCGACGCGGTCGTGTTCGGTGAGGATGATGAGGTTCATGGCATCGTGCGCGCCGGAGCGCGACCTTTCCGGACGATTACGGTTGCGGGCGGCGATCATACCGGGCAGGGGAAGGATAGGGTCACGAGGGCGCGAAGTCAACTCCGGCGCGGCGCCCGCCGGGCCGCCGCAAAGTAGATATTGACATTTCCGGCGGTCATTCTACATTAGGCAGACATGATGTAATTACCTGCCTGCAAGCGGGTCTAAGGAAAGAAGTCTGCCATGTCGGAAGCTGTCAAGACCGCATTCTACGATTACCATATTCAGGCCGGGGCGAAGATGGTCGAATTCGCCGGGTTCTGCATGCCGATCCAGTACTCGGGGATCACCGACGAGCACCTCGCGGTGCGCACCAATGTCGGACTGTTCGATCTGTCGCACATGGGGGAGTTCGAGGTCAGCGGGCCGGACGCCCTGGCTTTCCTCCAGAGAACCACGACCAACAACGTCGCCGACCTGCAGGTCGGCCAGATCCAGTACTCGTGCATGACGATGGAGCACGGGGGGATTGTCGACGACCTCCTGGTGTACCGAATGGGCCCGCAGGAGTACCTGCTGGTGGTTAACGCCTCGAACATCGCCAAGGATTTCGCGTGGCTCCAGTCGCACCTGGCGGGCAATGTCCGCCTGGTCGACCAATCCCCCGCCACGAGCCTGCTGGCGGTGCAGGGACCGAAGGCCGAAGAGATGATGCGGCAGGTGACGTCGTTCGACCTGGGCGCGATGCCCTACTACACCTGGGCGCGGGCCGAGATCGGCGGAGTGAAGGTGCTGTTCTCGCGCACCGGGTACACGGGGGAGGACGGTTTCGAGCTGTACATTCCGCCGCCGGACACCGACCGGCTGTGGCGGGTGCTGACGGAGGCGGGGAAGAAATTCGGGATGAAACTGATCGGTCTGGGGGCGCGCGATTCGCTCCGGCTGGAAATGAAAATGGCCCTGTACGGCAACGATATCGACGACACGACGACGCCGGTGGAAGCCGGGCTGTCGTGGATCGTCCATTTCGACAAGGAGTTCATCGGCAAGCCGGTGCTCGAGAAGCAGCGGGATGAGAAGCCGGTCCGCCGGCTGGTGTGCCTGGAGCTCGAGGGCAAGGCGTTTCCGCGCCACGGCTACACGATCACCGACGGGGCGAAGCCGATCGGGCAGGTGACCTCGGGCACGT includes the following:
- the gcvT gene encoding glycine cleavage system aminomethyltransferase GcvT; translated protein: MSEAVKTAFYDYHIQAGAKMVEFAGFCMPIQYSGITDEHLAVRTNVGLFDLSHMGEFEVSGPDALAFLQRTTTNNVADLQVGQIQYSCMTMEHGGIVDDLLVYRMGPQEYLLVVNASNIAKDFAWLQSHLAGNVRLVDQSPATSLLAVQGPKAEEMMRQVTSFDLGAMPYYTWARAEIGGVKVLFSRTGYTGEDGFELYIPPPDTDRLWRVLTEAGKKFGMKLIGLGARDSLRLEMKMALYGNDIDDTTTPVEAGLSWIVHFDKEFIGKPVLEKQRDEKPVRRLVCLELEGKAFPRHGYTITDGAKPIGQVTSGTFSPSLQKAIAMGYVPRDLSKVGSTVRVAIRGKEFPAVVVKPPFYKHGSHK